The genomic region CCCACCGCATCGACCCCACCGAGGCCAAGTCCCGCGGGCTGGCCGTCACCGGCGACGTGCGGCTCCTACGCCGGCTCCGACCGAACCGCCCCGGCGCCCGACCCGCACCGGCCGAGTCGGCCCGATGAGGCGGGCTGCCGCGGGGTCAGACGACTGACCATGCCCCCCGAACGCCGACTGTGGGCGCCCGACTGAAGGACTTACCCGTGTCGACGGGGTACGCCCGGAAGCTTGGCATTGGACCTCAAGACATGGGCCAGCCATCATCGCTTCACGGCCGAGCTGATCCAACGAAGGAGCACCCGCCATGTCACACGCCCGTGTCCAACAGATCTCCGTCTCGCTCGACGGTTTCGCCACCGGCGAAGGTCAGAGCCTGGACACACCGTTCGGTCACGCCGGCGAGCGGCTGCACGAGTGGATGTTCGTCACCCGGTCGTGGGGCGAGAGGACCGGCCAGCCCGGCGGCAGCGGCGGCGTCGACGACGCCTTCCTGCGGCTGTTCCCCTTCGACATCGGCGCCGAGATCATGGGTGCCGGGAAGTTCGGCCCGCCCGGATGGCACGAGGACCCGGACTGGAAGGGCTGGTGGGGCCCCAACCCGCCGTTCCACACGCCGACCTTCATCCTCACCCATCACCCGCGCCCGTCGATCGAGATGGAGGGCGGCACGACGTTCCACTTCCTCGACGCGTCGCCTGCCGAGGCGCTCGAGACAGCCCGCCAGGCCGCCGACGGTCAGGACGTGCGCCTCGGCGGCGGCCCCACCATGATCCGTGACTTCCTGGCTGCCGGGCTCGTCGACCACATGCACATCGCGGTGGTCCCGATCCTGCTCGGCCGAGGTGTCCGCCTCTGGGACGGACAGGAGGGCCTCGAGAAGGACTACGAGATCGAGGCCACCTCCTCGCCCAGCGGAGTCACACATGTGACGTTCACCCGTGCGGGTGCCTGAACCGCTCGGTCGAGAACCCTGGGCCAGCCGCGTGGCTACGGGTCTGTTCGGGCCATGTCGACGCCGTAGGTTCGGGAGATGCGCCCGCTGCGAGAAGAACATCGGGTCGGTCTCCACTACTTGGAAGCTGTGACGGCGCTCCTGCAGCGAGTCCGCAGCGCTCACCCCACTGCAGGGTTGTACGAAGCCGCCGATCTGCAGTGGTGGTGGCGGGCACCGCGCTCAACCGACGTCCTCCCTCAGCTCTTCTGGTTCGATCACCTCGGTCGCCCGGAAGCCGCCGTGATCGCAACCGACTGGGGCGACCGGATAGCGCTCAACCCGATCGTCATGCCCGACGCAACTCCCGACTGGGTTGCACATGTCATCGAGCGCGGGCTCGCCCACGCCGGTGAGTCCGGGTTCGAAGCCGTCGGCCTCGAGGTCGACCGTGCCGATGACGTCCTGCGTGAGGTGTTGGTCGGCCATGGCTTCGCGACCGAGGAAGACGGGCTGGTCGAAACGTGGCTGGCCGCAGACGCTCGACCCGAGATCAGCCCGCTGCACGAGGACTATCGGTTGTCCAGTCGCCTCGACGCGATGCAGCGTCCGCATCACATGATCAGCCACAAACGGAACCACCCCGACGTCGAGGCGCGTCTTCGTCAAACGTCGCTGTACCGCCCCGACCTCGACCTGGTGGTACACGACAGTCGCGACAGCGTCGCAGCGTATGGGTTGTTCTGGAACGACCCCGAGACCGCCACGGGTCTCGTCGAACCGATGCGCACCGAAGACGATCACCAGCGACGAGGACTTGCCCGCCACATCCTCACCACCGGCATCGACCTGCTCGCGGAGGCCGGCGCAAAGCGCATCAAGATCTGTTACGAACCGGACAACCCGGCATCGAGGGGTCTCTACCTCAGCGTCGGCTTCGAACCCGACAGGCAGACCGTCGTCTTCTCGCGCCGGGCGAGCGGAGGAGCTTCGTAGACGGGCACTCTGCGCCTCATCGTCGAACGAACCGCCCAGAACGGCTGGCTGGGCCGCCCCAGAGGTCCCACCTCGCCGCCGGGTCAGTCGCCCGGGCCCTTCGCCTCCTGGTGGGCAGCTTCGGCCAGGCGCTTGATGACCTGGAGGCGCCGGTCCCAGTCGCCGGCGACCTGGGTCATGGCCCGGGTGGCATCGTCCAGGCGGTCGGGGTCGACGCGGAAGAGGACCTCGCGGCCCTCCTTGTGGCGGGCCACGAGCCCGGCGCTCTCGAGGATCGCGAGGTGCTTGGCCACCGCCTGACGGGTGAAAGGGACCTTCAGCGCCAGCGAGCTGGCGGTCGCCTCGCCGCTGCGCACCAGCAGATCGAGGACCCGGCGACGAGACGGATCGGCGATGGCCGACCAGAGCTCGTCGCCGGGATCGGTGCTCATCCCACCGGGCTGGCGAACAGGTCGACGAGGCGGCCGAGGAAGTTCGCCCGACCGTCGCGGTGCTCGTCGGCGTAGCGGGCCTTGTCGTCGTCGGGCCAGCCGATGGCGTCGAGGCCGGTCTCGGCCACCCGCAGTCGGGTCCGCTCGTCGCCCTCGGCGGTGAGGGTGAACTCCACCAGGACCGAGTTGCCCGGCACCGGTACCTCGCCGTCGGGATGGCCCCAGCGGAACGTGAACCGGTGCGGCGGGTCGACGGTCTCCACCACGAGCGCAGCGATGTTCGCCATGTGCTCGAAGACGAGGGTGCCCTTGCCGCCGGGCCTGGCGTCGAGCTCGACGCGATCGGTGAACCACCGCACGACCTGCTCGGGCTCGGTGATCGTTCGGAGGAGCCAGGTCTCTCATCGCCGCTGGCGAACGTCGTGCGTGCGCGTCTGTACGCCCCGATCGCACTTCAGGGACAGGTCATTCGGGTTGTCAGGAGTCGGACGGCACGGGCAGGGCGTCTCCTGGGAAGCTGTGGCACAGGTGAACCTCGCAGAGGATCATCCTCGCCCGTACACATGGGTCCCCGTCCATGATCTCTCGGGCTTCCTCGGGCGGCACGTTCATGATCGCGACGCCGGCCAGCGTCTCGGAGGCGACGGGACAGAGGATCGCGATCACTCCGTCAGCCCGCAGCGAGACCATCCGTCGTTGGTGTTCCAACTCCGTTGCCTCGGCGCCGTCCATGTGCCGTTCCGGACCCCACGACAGGAGCGCCAGGCTGTAGGGCTTCGCCGTTTCAGCCAACTGTCGAATCTGCTCGTCGGTGACGGTTGTGTTCATGATGCCTCCTCGATTCTCCTCGCGAGTGCTGTCGATGTCTCGTCCCGTGCGGTGCGCGACCGACGGAGTCCACGCCGCCGGTGATGGGGATCATCGTGCGTCCTCGTGGTGGAGGTGGGTCGCGCCTTCGTGGTCAGGGGGCGAACGTTGCTTAGCCGATCGGCGTCCGTCGCCGGGGGGCGGGAGCCGATGCCACGGCGGGTGGTCGAGTCGTTCGTCGGGGGCATTCGTACGCCGGCACGACGCTGCTCCGCGTGCCGTGTCGTCTCGTTCCGGTACCCGGCAGAGTGAACGGTGGGCCGGCCTCGGTCGGGGCTCCCGCCGCGGCAGGCCCACCGGTCAAAGGCCGGGGATAGGTCGGTGACCGCAACCGTCGACGGCGAGATGAACGTCCTCGGCATCCTCGGAGCTTCGCCTATCTCGGCGCCCGGGACTGCCGCCTGTTTGCCGAGACCTCTGCCGCATTCGGGAGCGGGCTACCGGGTCCGTCACCGGGGAGCCACCCCATCCATTCGAGGATCCCCCGCGCCAGGTCGCCGATGGGTTGGTCGGGATCGTTGTCCACCGTGAGGTCCTCGACGTCGAGGTCGGCGATCTCCTTGTCGAGGCTGGCGGTAACGCCGAGCAGGAAAGCCCGAACCGAACCCGGTTCCCGATGCTGGAGGCGGGTGTGCAGCGTGTCGACCGAAGCCCCCAGCCGCACGACGGTGAGGTCGGAACCGGGGATCGCCGCCCGGTAAGCATCGAGAATCGCCGCCGATTGGACGATGCCGGCCAGGATGACACGCTCGACCCCCAGCGCCTCGTAGTTCGGCCACATGACCCGCAGGTTCGCAACGGTCAGCTCGGCCCACACCCCCCGGTCGGGCACCGCCGGCCGGACCCGGGCCAGCTCGTCGATGTCAACGACTGCGTGCGCCACCCCCGCATGGAACAACTGCTCGCCCATCTCCTTGACGAGCGTCGTCTTCCCCACACCGGGCGCGCCCGTCACCAGCAACACGGGTATCGACTTCCCCATCCCGCGATGATGACCTGCCCGACCTCACGTCGGAAGTCACCCCCGCTGGAACGCCTTCGCCTCACCTTCGATCGCTCGAAGTCCACCCGACTCCTTTGGTGGGCGTGCAATGCTGGGTGGCGAACACACGTACGATGTGGTCACGGGATGACAAGCGGACAATGGATCGGGAAAGGACGAGGAGTTGATGACCTCTTCGAGCCGGGTGCAGGTACCTCCTTGGGTGGACGGCCGGTGAGCCGGTGGGCGGCGTGGCAGTGCCCTGAGTGCGGCCACGAGGAGCAGCAGCTGGCGGTCGCCGTAGCGGTCGGTCACCGCTGTCGACGGGTGCGGCGGATCGTCGATTTGGTCCGTCAACCAGAGCATGTGAGCCGAGGGCCAGCGGGGTCGTCGACGTAGGCGATGGCGGAACGGCTGGGAAGACGAGCTGGTCCGCTCCGTCGCCGATGCTGCCGCTCGTCGTCACGACCAGATTTCTGTCGCCTTGACACTCGGGACTGGGACCCAGCGCTCGGTAACCAATGACACCGTGCAGTCCTCGAGCACCTGAAGGTCGCGCTCAATGCCGTCGCCACCGGGGCGAGTAGCCGGCGCCGCCACTGCCGCGGCGGAGGCGGTAGCGCAGGACACGCATCGGGAAGGCGCGTTCGAGGGCCTCGATCGGTGTGTTCCGGGTGTTGGTGATCGGGCGCGACACGCCAACCCGACGTCCGTCCGGCTACCTGGGTAAGCCCAACAGAGACCAGAGATTCCACGGCCTTCCCGCAAAGAGACACCGGACACACCTGGGCCATCCTCTGCGCCGCCCGAGATGCGCCGATGTGCACGTCCTGAACGGCATTTCGTGCCACAGCTGTGGCCAGGGGAAGGTTGAGCCGCCGGCCGGGCGGAGGCTGCCTCAGATGACCGCGGCGCCGTCCTTCCACACCCCGTCGATGCGCTCCGCGAGCTTGTCGACCTGGAGGGCGTCGCCGTCGACCACCACGATGTCGGCGCGCTTGCCCGGCTCGAGAGTCCCGAGCTCGTCGTCCACGCCGAGCAGCTCAGCGGCCGTGCGGGTGGTCGCCACCAGGCTCTGGGCGGGGGTCATACCCCGATCGACCATCAACTGGAGCTCTTGGAGGTTCTGGCCGTGGGGCGTCACCCCGGAGTCCGTGCCCATGGCGACCTTGACTCCTGCGGCTATGGCCCGGCTGACCGAGTCGTCATGGGCCTCGACCACCATCATGGCCTTGCGGAGGCTCTCGTCGGTGAAGGACCCGCCGGCCGCCGCCATGTCGATCACGCCCCGGGCCGCCATGAGCGTGGGGACCAGGTACGTGCCGCGTTCGAGCATCATGCCGATGGCCTCGTCGTCGAGGTAGTCGCCGTGCTCGATCGAGCGGATCCCCGCTCGGATCGCCGCCTTGATACCGTCGGTGGCCATGGCGTGGGCCATCACCCAGCACCCGCTCGCCGCAGCCTCGTCCACGAGCACGTCGAGCTCGTCGTCGCGAAAATGGCCGTGGTGGGGATTGGAGCCGGGTGACAACACTCCCCCGCTGGTAGCCACCTTGATCACGTCGGCGCCCGCGCGGATCAGCTCGCGAGCCTTGCGGCGCATCTCGTCGGGACCGTCGACGATGGCGCTGGGTTTACCCGGGTGGGCCAGGCCGAAAGGCGTCGGGAAGGTCCCGCCGCAGACCATCCAGTCGTCGGCGTGGCCGCCGGTCTGGCTCAGCATGGTGATCGAGATCTGCATACGGGGCCCGTTGACCAGGCCCCGTTCCACCGCGGTCTTGACCCCGAGGTCGGCGCCGCCGGCGTCGCGGATGGTGGTGATCCCGACCCTGAGCGTCGCTTCGAGGTTACGAGCGGCCTCGAAGAACTGCAGCGAGAACGGCGTCTGGGCCATCTTCCACATGTCGTAGTGGCTGCAGGTCACATGGGTGTGGCAATCGAACAAGCCCGGGATCAGGGTCTTGCCCGTGCAGTCGAAAGCCTCGTCGCCGTCAAGGCCCGGCCCGATCTCTACGATGCGCCCGTCCTCGACCACGACATCGGCACCCCCTGATTGTGGGTCGGTGCCTCCCGTGCCAACCGCGTCGAACACCCGACCACCATGGAAGAGAAGCCGACCCATAGGGCCACTATCGCACCGTCGAACCGCCAAGCGTCTTGCGGGTACGACCTCTTCAGCTGCGACCGCTACCCGCTGTCGCAGCGTCGCCGACCTAGCTCATTGGTCGCTCGATCTCTGGAGACGACCGCCTCGTCGTCCGAGTCGATGTCGCCCACCGCCACTGGGACAGCGTGTCCCAGGACCTCGACACCGACCAGAACCGGCCGATCTGCTCGCCGCGGGTCACCGATCGACGGGCGCGATGGGCGCCGATCGAGCGCCTGATCTCATTGGCCAACTGAAGCGTCATGTGCAGCTGGGCTCGATTGGCCTTCGGGTTGGTGGTGCGCCGGTCGGTGGGGCGGGGACGGTGCTGGGGCTCGTTCGATCTCGACGAGGGGCCGCTATAGCGCGTTGAGGTGGGCGTAACGGTGCTGCCAGTCGTCGTACCAGGCGGCGAAGAAGCCGTGGCCCTGGGCCAGCGGGACCACCCGGTCGACGGTCTCGGCGTAGTAGCGGCGCTGGAAGTCGAGCGGCATTTGGTACAGCCGCTGCACGTTGCTCACCCTGTCGGCCAGCTTCACCCACACGGCCTCCGGGGGCGCGTCTGCGAACCGCTGGAGGTAGGCGCCCTTGGCGGCCCGCTTCTCGGCCTCGCTGCGGCCCTGCGTCGGGGGCTTGGTCAGCCAGTCCACGTACCCGGCGACCCCCGGACCGAACTGGGCCTCGACGTCGGCGACCGTGGCCGCCGTGTCCTCGGCCACGTCGTGCAGCAGC from Acidimicrobiales bacterium harbors:
- a CDS encoding SRPBCC domain-containing protein, producing the protein MTEPEQVVRWFTDRVELDARPGGKGTLVFEHMANIAALVVETVDPPHRFTFRWGHPDGEVPVPGNSVLVEFTLTAEGDERTRLRVAETGLDAIGWPDDDKARYADEHRDGRANFLGRLVDLFASPVG
- a CDS encoding dihydrofolate reductase family protein — protein: MSHARVQQISVSLDGFATGEGQSLDTPFGHAGERLHEWMFVTRSWGERTGQPGGSGGVDDAFLRLFPFDIGAEIMGAGKFGPPGWHEDPDWKGWWGPNPPFHTPTFILTHHPRPSIEMEGGTTFHFLDASPAEALETARQAADGQDVRLGGGPTMIRDFLAAGLVDHMHIAVVPILLGRGVRLWDGQEGLEKDYEIEATSSPSGVTHVTFTRAGA
- a CDS encoding amidohydrolase family protein, which gives rise to MFDAVGTGGTDPQSGGADVVVEDGRIVEIGPGLDGDEAFDCTGKTLIPGLFDCHTHVTCSHYDMWKMAQTPFSLQFFEAARNLEATLRVGITTIRDAGGADLGVKTAVERGLVNGPRMQISITMLSQTGGHADDWMVCGGTFPTPFGLAHPGKPSAIVDGPDEMRRKARELIRAGADVIKVATSGGVLSPGSNPHHGHFRDDELDVLVDEAAASGCWVMAHAMATDGIKAAIRAGIRSIEHGDYLDDEAIGMMLERGTYLVPTLMAARGVIDMAAAGGSFTDESLRKAMMVVEAHDDSVSRAIAAGVKVAMGTDSGVTPHGQNLQELQLMVDRGMTPAQSLVATTRTAAELLGVDDELGTLEPGKRADIVVVDGDALQVDKLAERIDGVWKDGAAVI
- a CDS encoding GNAT family N-acetyltransferase, encoding MRPLREEHRVGLHYLEAVTALLQRVRSAHPTAGLYEAADLQWWWRAPRSTDVLPQLFWFDHLGRPEAAVIATDWGDRIALNPIVMPDATPDWVAHVIERGLAHAGESGFEAVGLEVDRADDVLREVLVGHGFATEEDGLVETWLAADARPEISPLHEDYRLSSRLDAMQRPHHMISHKRNHPDVEARLRQTSLYRPDLDLVVHDSRDSVAAYGLFWNDPETATGLVEPMRTEDDHQRRGLARHILTTGIDLLAEAGAKRIKICYEPDNPASRGLYLSVGFEPDRQTVVFSRRASGGAS
- a CDS encoding HD domain-containing protein; the protein is MREFVSWQAWDDADPELADELPAEVHDVVARATEAAQQWHSDQRRPTGVPYVEHLLEALEVLVRGAGVSDPDVLAAVLLHDVAEDTAATVADVEAQFGPGVAGYVDWLTKPPTQGRSEAEKRAAKGAYLQRFADAPPEAVWVKLADRVSNVQRLYQMPLDFQRRYYAETVDRVVPLAQGHGFFAAWYDDWQHRYAHLNAL
- a CDS encoding metalloregulator ArsR/SmtB family transcription factor — encoded protein: MSTDPGDELWSAIADPSRRRVLDLLVRSGEATASSLALKVPFTRQAVAKHLAILESAGLVARHKEGREVLFRVDPDRLDDATRAMTQVAGDWDRRLQVIKRLAEAAHQEAKGPGD